The Haliotis asinina isolate JCU_RB_2024 chromosome 3, JCU_Hal_asi_v2, whole genome shotgun sequence genome segment TATCACTAAGATATGCAAATCTTTGAGTGAATAATTTACATTATCAGTTGTACGTCGTTTTGACGTTAGGGCCATTTTAGGCATAGAGAAACAAGAATAATTTCTGGAATTAAGAAGCATTCATTAcatcaaagttgtgaaaaaGAGCAATTTTCCGAGCATGCGttaaaataacaataacataaataataataaataacaatgaGAAGTCTTTCCGGatgatcagcttctttattgtacagTGGCGACGTCATACTCTTACCGCCACTACTCTTAGTTTTTATGCTTCATAACGCACCATTCCTATTACTTGCAGCTTCAAGAATGCCTCTCTAACAGTTAATAATAAATATCTACTCAAACACGGGCCATATGACATCAGCAGTCAAAGCAAATGTCCCACCTGTTACGGTATTTGCTCAGAGGAGCTAGGTCATTCTATTTTTGTGTCATGAGTATGACGGTCAAACTGTTACAATGTCCACCTGATCTATAGTGGTAGGAAAGACAAGTTGACAAATCAGGCAGATAGGAGTTTTATGGTCCACGGAGCGGGCATAGTCAAACGTCAGATTGGTCTTCTGTCGCGCATTTGTTTCTTTACAACAGTCCTTTTACATAACAATAAGTGACAAAATACCATTCATCTACGTCCATGTCTCCGACTCCATTTCCGAATATCAAAGTTTCGGCCTTTAAGTCAAGAGTCAAGCGTTTATCTTAATATCTCAGTATGTTGCGAGCACaaatttccatgaaaaccagATTTGCAACCATATTTACATGTTCCATCTATGCGACATTGACCATTGCCTCCACAGTTTTCACAATGTAGATCACAGTGGTTACCATAAAAGCCGTTCTTGCATCCTCCAAGACATTGTCCCGACCATTTCTCACATCCCCTAAAACAACTCGGGGTACAGCTTCTGGAGCAGTTTCTCCCCCACTTATTCTGAGGACAGTCTTGAGGACATTCTCTACTCTGGAAGATTTCCTGAAGAGTCAGGCTGCCGCAGGTCCTGCA includes the following:
- the LOC137278322 gene encoding cell death abnormality protein 1-like is translated as MVSAVFFLSLLAWFSLCSQVYGLDCQDTSPECERNVTPEICDQPGIAPACSRTCHTCEANGNQCATGYVEQRNRCRTCGSLTLQEIFQSRECPQDCPQNKWGRNCSRSCTPSCFRGCEKWSGQCLGGCKNGFYGNHCDLHCENCGGNGQCRIDGTCKYGCKSGFHGNLCSQHTEILR